GCTTTGGGGCTTGAGAACCTCGCTCCTTCAGGAAATTCTGATACCGGTTTTTTAGATGACTACGCTATACCATTGTGGGCAAAAAGGAGTATTTACGTGGCGCGGGAGATAGGACTTATATCAGGCGATGAATATGGAAGGTTTAACCCTGATGGCTATGTTACGCGAGAAGAAGCTGCTTCAATGATTTCGAGGATGATAAATTTTATGATGAACGACCTTACTTTTGATTATGTAATGAGGATATTAAATTATCATAATTAAGACAAGGGAGAAGTCTATTGTTCAGACTGTAGACAAACTATTTTGTAAGATTGGCATTTTGTAAAGTAATGCGACTCGCGACAAAGCAGCCCGGCACTCAAGTAAGAAAGTTTATAAAGCAAAAATAGAAAAACAATCATACTTACTTGAGTGCCGGGAAACTTAGCAAGTGTGATGACGGAGGCGGGGCTGGAGCCACGGATGGCGGAAGCTGCCACCTGAGACAGGGATGTCGAATGTGGTCGGAACCCCGCCGGAACCTGAAGGCCGAGCTTTAGTTTTGTCGCTTTGGAGCATCGGAGCGACGATGCAAAATATCTCCTTTGAATATTTTTTAACTTTGTCAACAAACTGTACAAGGGAGAAATCCCTTGTTTTTTTGTAGACAGAGATTTTTTAGTTTGTAGGGGTGATAAGAGGCTTAATTAGATAGAATAAATATATACATAAGGACATATATTTTATTTAGTAGTTCACAATCGGAGGGGAAAAATGAAATATGCCATTTATGGAATTTCTTTAATATTTTTTAGTTTAATAATTTTACCTTCTGTAATAGTTTTTGGTTTTAATCCTCACAAAACTTCCTCAACGCCTACGAGTGAGGTCAAGCTTATTGATGGAGGGAAGCTAGTAAAATTAGACAATTTAGATAATACAGATTTGTACCATACAGTGAATGTTTTTATAACAAATCAAAACAAAATCCAGAAAATGGATTTAGAAGGGTATGTAAAAGGAGTAGTTGCTGCAGAAATGCCTGCAGAATTTGAAATGGAAGCTTTAAAGGCACAAGCTGTTGCAGCGAGGACTTATGTGCTCTCAAAAGAAATAGCTTTGGGAGGAAAAGGCTGTGATTTACATCCGGGGGCTGATGTGTGCACTGATTCGGAACATTGCCAAGCATGGCAATCTGAGGGGGAGCTGAAGGAAAAATGGGGAGAAAATTTTGATAAATACTATGCAAAAATATCTCAAGCAGTAGAAGATACAAAAGGGCTTGTATTAGTTTACGATGATGCTTTAATTGTGCCAGCTTATCATGCTATAAGTGGAGGAAAAACAGAGAATTCTGAGGACGTATGGCAGAGCAAAATTCCCTATTTAAGAAGTGTGGTTTCTCCTGGAGAAGAGGCAGCATCAAAATATAAAACTACTGTTATAGTGTCAAAAGAAGAATTTATAAATAAATTAAAGCAAAAAGAGCCTTCTTTGAAATTGGATAATAGCAATATTTTAAATCAAATAAAAGATGTAGAAAGAACACAAGTTGGGCACGTTAAAACTTTAAAAATAGGGAATATAACTTTTAATGGTAAAGATATAAAAGAAATTTTTAATTTAAATTCTACAAATTTTAGCTTTGAGGCACAAGGAAATAACATTGTAATAACCGTCATAGGTTATGGTCACGGAGTGGGAATGAGTCAATATGGAGCAAATGCAATGGCGAAACAAGGGAAAAAGTTTGACGAAATATTGAAATATTATTATACAGGGATAGAAATAGTAAAAATTGAAGATTTATTGAAAATACAGCACTGATAAAGTGCTGTATTTTTTGTATAAATAATTAAGTTAATGGTTAAAATACCATTTGGAGGTGAAAAATGTGAGAATAAACAGGGAAAATTTGATAAGATTTTTCGATAGAAAGGGTTTTTACATAGTATTATTTTTATCCGTAGTAGTGATAGCCGCTACATCAGTTTATGTTACTAATAATAATTTAAAAAAATTAGAAGAACTCAGAAAAGCACAGCAAGAAGAAATTAATTCAGCTATTGAAAGTGATTGGGGTTATGAAGAAGAACTAGTGCAAGCTCAGGAAGAAAAAGAACAGCAAAATAATTCTACAGCTGTTATCAGCCAACAACAAGAAAATAACGTATCTGACAAAAAAGAAAATCCTCAACCGGTAACAAAAAATAGTGACGAGGTTAAAAGTTCAGGGAAAAATGATAGTTTAACAAACAGCAAAGTAGCAACTGTTATGGCAAGTACTACATCCACAATAAAAAAAGATAGTAATTTATCTTCTACGATGTTAGTTTTATTGAAGCCTGTAAATGGAGACATAATATTAGAATTTGCTAAAGATAAGCTTGTATTTTCAAAAACCCTTCAAGAATGGACAACTCATAAAGGTGTAGATATTGGATCAAACTTAGGAGAACCTGTATTGTCAGCTATGGATGGAATTGTGACAAAGGTATATAAAGATCCAAAATTAGGGAATACTGTTGTTATAAAAAATGGAAAATGGGAAACACGGTATGCAAATTTAGACGATGAGATTTTAGCAAAGGAACAAGAAAAAATAGTAAGAGGACAGCAAATAGGGAAAATAGGAGAATCAGCAAAGTTTGAAGTTGGGGAAGGACCCCACTTACATTTTGAACTTTTAGAAAATGGAATACCTGTTGATCCAATAGCATATTTTAAATAAGAACACCTGCTTAAAAAGACTTGGATACTTCCCGTATTCAAGTCTTTTTTGTTTTTATAAATATTCTAATGGCTTTGTTTTGGCATATACATATTAATGAGATTTGAAAAATTTAAAGGGGGTTTTGGGTTTGAAAGATTACATAGAAGAGAGAACACTAGAAATATCAAAATATATAGTAGAACACAAAGCAACTGTAAGAGAAGCTGCGAAGGTTTTTGGAGTTAGCAAAAGCACAGTTCACAAAGATGTGACAGAAAGGCTTCCAGATATAAACTTTGAATTATATAAAGAAGTGAGAGAGATTCTAAGCAAAAATAAAGCGGAAAGGCATATAAGAGGAGGAAAAGCAACTAAAATAAAATATCAAAAAACGAACAATAAATTTTAAGAAAATAAAAGAGGATTTTGTAAATTTGTAGCGAATTAATAAATTGATAATAAATTAAACATTTCGGCATCAATGTCGATAATTTAAGTGGATGCCATTTTTGTCGAAATACATAAGAAAGGTGTGTTTGGATGTTTGCGATCTCTAAGGATATCGGAATTGACCTTGGCACGGCATCTGTCCTGGTCTACATCAAAGGGGAAGGAATTGTTTTAAAAGAACCATCAGTTGTAGCAATTGATAGAAATACTAATAAAATTCTTGCAGTTGGCGAAGAAGCACAAAGAATGGTAGGCAGGACGCCAGGGAATATATTAGCCATGAAGCCTATGAGGGCGGGAGTAATTTCTGACTACGACGTTACAGAGAAAATGCTTAGGTATTTTATAAACAAAGCCTGTGGGGGAAGGTTTTTATTAAGACCCAAAATAATGATTTGTATTCCAAGTGGCGTAACACAGGTAGAAAAAAGAGCTGTCATTGATGCAGCATTACAAGCAGGAGCGCGAAAAGCTTATCTCATCGAAGAACCTATTGCGGCAGCCATAGGAGCAGGATTAGATATATCACAGCCTAGTGGAAATATGATTGTAGATATTGGGGGAGGCACCACTGACATAGCCGTAATTTCTTTGGGGAGTTCAGTGGTGTCTAAAAATATTAAAGTAGCGGGGGACAATTTTGATGAGGCAATTATAAGGCATATGAGAAAAAAACATCATATAATAATAGGAGAAAGAATGGCAGAAGAAATAAAAATAAATATAGGTACTGCCTACTTTGACGGTAAAGAAGAGAAAATGCTAGTAAAAGGGAGAAGTTTAATGTCAGGTTTGCCTCAGAATGTAGAAGTGACTTCCAGTGAAATATGTGAAGCATTAAAAGAGCCTCTTGAAGAAATTGTTGAAGCTGTCCACAGTGTATTAGAAAGAACACCTCCTGAATTAGCGGCGGACATAAGTGACAAAGGGATAGTACTCACGGGGGGTGGAGCATTGCTAAAAGGAATGGACAGGCTTTTAAGGGAAAGGATGAATACACCTGTATATCTTGCAAATGACCCTATAAGTTGTGTGGCTTTAGGTGCAGGGAAAGCATTGGATTCTCTTGAATTATTAGAAAAATCAGAAACTGTAATAGACGTATACAAAATCAATAAGTAAGAAGGTGATTTTATGTTAAGAGGGCTTTACACTGCCTCTTCGGGGATGATTACCCAAACTAAGATAATGGATGTTTTGGTGAATAATCTTGCAAATGTTAATACAGTAGGATATAAAAGAGATGTGGTAGTTACTTCCTCTTTCCCAAATTTTGAAGTAACAAGACATGGTGGCGATAACACACCGCCTAACGGGAAAATTGGAAGAATGGATTACGGCGTGTTAGTTGACACTTTTCATACAAATTTTGAAGAAGGTGCTTTTTCTCAAACAAATGGTAAGTTAGACTTTGCGATAGATGGCAATGGGTTTTTTGTGGTAAATACCCCTAATGGTCAAAGGTATACAAGGGATGGCTCTTTTACTTTATCCAAAGATGGGTATTTAGTCACACAAGAGGGATATATTGTAGAAGGGGAAAATGGGCCTATACAGTTGTCACAAGGAGACATTTCTGTTGATGAGATGGGCAATATTATAAACAATGGTCAATTGGTGGACAGGCTTAGAATTGTGGATTTTGATAATTATGATGGTTTAAGAAAAGAGGGCAATAATTTATTTTTTATAGATAACAGTGCCAATGTACAAGTTATTCCTGCAACAGGGAAAATAAAGCAAGGTTTTTTAGAACAGTCAAATGTGAATTCCGTTAAAGAAATGGTAAATATGATAAGCGTGATGAGAAATTATGAATCAAATCAGAAGGTTGTAATTGCTTTTGATGAGACTCTTGGAAAAGCTGTCAACGAAGTTGGAAAAGTATAAGGAGGATGAAAATTATGATGAGGGCATTGTGGTCTGCAGCAACTGGCATGACTGCTCAGCAACTTAACGTAGATGTTATCGCGAATAATCTTGCGAATGTAAATACTACTGCTTTTAAAAGAGATAGGGCCGAATTTAAAGATTTAATATATCAAACTTTACAAAGAGAAAACGTATATGGTGGACAAGGTAAACCTGTCAATATGCAAGTAGGGGTAGGCGTGAGACCTTCAGCAATTGTAAAAGATTTTACGGAAGGAAGCCTCCAGCAGACAGAGAATCCTTTGGATTTGGCATTGGATGGAGAAGGCTTTTTTGCTGTGTTAGGACCGGATGACAAAGTTTATTACACGAGGGATGGAAGTTTTAAATTAAGTGCTGA
The sequence above is a segment of the Thermoanaerobacter ethanolicus JW 200 genome. Coding sequences within it:
- the spoIIID gene encoding sporulation transcriptional regulator SpoIIID, yielding MKDYIEERTLEISKYIVEHKATVREAAKVFGVSKSTVHKDVTERLPDINFELYKEVREILSKNKAERHIRGGKATKIKYQKTNNKF
- the spoIID gene encoding stage II sporulation protein D codes for the protein MKYAIYGISLIFFSLIILPSVIVFGFNPHKTSSTPTSEVKLIDGGKLVKLDNLDNTDLYHTVNVFITNQNKIQKMDLEGYVKGVVAAEMPAEFEMEALKAQAVAARTYVLSKEIALGGKGCDLHPGADVCTDSEHCQAWQSEGELKEKWGENFDKYYAKISQAVEDTKGLVLVYDDALIVPAYHAISGGKTENSEDVWQSKIPYLRSVVSPGEEAASKYKTTVIVSKEEFINKLKQKEPSLKLDNSNILNQIKDVERTQVGHVKTLKIGNITFNGKDIKEIFNLNSTNFSFEAQGNNIVITVIGYGHGVGMSQYGANAMAKQGKKFDEILKYYYTGIEIVKIEDLLKIQH
- the flgF gene encoding flagellar basal-body rod protein FlgF, whose protein sequence is MLRGLYTASSGMITQTKIMDVLVNNLANVNTVGYKRDVVVTSSFPNFEVTRHGGDNTPPNGKIGRMDYGVLVDTFHTNFEEGAFSQTNGKLDFAIDGNGFFVVNTPNGQRYTRDGSFTLSKDGYLVTQEGYIVEGENGPIQLSQGDISVDEMGNIINNGQLVDRLRIVDFDNYDGLRKEGNNLFFIDNSANVQVIPATGKIKQGFLEQSNVNSVKEMVNMISVMRNYESNQKVVIAFDETLGKAVNEVGKV
- the mreB gene encoding rod shape-determining protein, translating into MFAISKDIGIDLGTASVLVYIKGEGIVLKEPSVVAIDRNTNKILAVGEEAQRMVGRTPGNILAMKPMRAGVISDYDVTEKMLRYFINKACGGRFLLRPKIMICIPSGVTQVEKRAVIDAALQAGARKAYLIEEPIAAAIGAGLDISQPSGNMIVDIGGGTTDIAVISLGSSVVSKNIKVAGDNFDEAIIRHMRKKHHIIIGERMAEEIKINIGTAYFDGKEEKMLVKGRSLMSGLPQNVEVTSSEICEALKEPLEEIVEAVHSVLERTPPELAADISDKGIVLTGGGALLKGMDRLLRERMNTPVYLANDPISCVALGAGKALDSLELLEKSETVIDVYKINK
- a CDS encoding M23 family metallopeptidase, producing MRINRENLIRFFDRKGFYIVLFLSVVVIAATSVYVTNNNLKKLEELRKAQQEEINSAIESDWGYEEELVQAQEEKEQQNNSTAVISQQQENNVSDKKENPQPVTKNSDEVKSSGKNDSLTNSKVATVMASTTSTIKKDSNLSSTMLVLLKPVNGDIILEFAKDKLVFSKTLQEWTTHKGVDIGSNLGEPVLSAMDGIVTKVYKDPKLGNTVVIKNGKWETRYANLDDEILAKEQEKIVRGQQIGKIGESAKFEVGEGPHLHFELLENGIPVDPIAYFK